A single region of the Elizabethkingia sp. JS20170427COW genome encodes:
- a CDS encoding ferredoxin, whose protein sequence is MSDVKITVIDREGTEHEIMAPTDMSMNLMETIKAYELAEEGTFGICGGMLMCASCQCYKLNDTEVPEMGDEEESLLYSDGVHVKPNSRLSCQIPITLDIEGLKVEIAPEP, encoded by the coding sequence ATGAGCGATGTAAAAATTACAGTGATAGATAGAGAAGGTACGGAACATGAAATTATGGCTCCTACCGATATGTCGATGAATCTTATGGAAACCATAAAAGCCTACGAGCTTGCCGAGGAAGGTACTTTTGGAATTTGTGGGGGGATGTTAATGTGTGCTTCTTGTCAATGTTACAAACTTAATGATACAGAGGTTCCTGAAATGGGAGACGAGGAGGAGTCTCTACTTTATAGCGATGGCGTACATGTAAAACCTAACAGTAGGCTAAGTTGCCAAATCCCAATTACTCTAGACATAGAAGGCTTAAAAGTAGAAATAGCTCCAGAACCTTAA
- the hypB gene encoding hydrogenase nickel incorporation protein HypB has translation MSINTPKSLGNRVGSLEHNHTILHLLKANDFVAKAIREKLKNICVINVCSSPGSGKTTLMQETGKKLAKDLNISILVGDPETERDAVRMREVGINAMQIVTGGMCHIEAQMILQALDHFDIEGTDLLFIENVGNLLCPSAFDLREDYRVTLLASTEGDDKPKKYHRMFLTSELMLVSKSDLLPHVPFSVEAVTKDAREVNPNIEVLTLSSLNGDGMEEWCNWLKEKVKQKKKKLLKKFNLK, from the coding sequence ATGTCAATAAATACTCCCAAAAGTTTAGGCAACCGTGTAGGTTCTCTAGAGCATAATCACACCATTTTACACCTTTTAAAAGCTAATGATTTTGTCGCTAAAGCAATTAGAGAAAAACTTAAAAATATCTGCGTTATCAACGTATGCTCTTCTCCTGGTTCAGGAAAAACAACACTAATGCAAGAAACAGGTAAAAAATTAGCTAAGGATCTTAACATTTCCATTTTAGTCGGGGATCCTGAAACAGAAAGGGATGCAGTAAGAATGCGCGAAGTGGGCATTAATGCTATGCAAATTGTAACCGGCGGCATGTGCCATATAGAAGCTCAAATGATTCTCCAAGCTTTAGATCATTTTGATATAGAAGGAACAGATCTTTTGTTTATTGAAAACGTAGGAAACTTACTTTGCCCTTCTGCTTTTGATCTTAGAGAGGACTACAGAGTAACATTATTAGCTTCCACTGAGGGTGATGACAAGCCTAAAAAATACCATAGAATGTTCTTAACCAGCGAGTTAATGCTTGTGTCAAAATCCGATTTACTACCCCATGTTCCTTTTTCTGTAGAAGCTGTAACCAAAGATGCTAGAGAGGTTAATCCTAATATAGAAGTACTTACCCTAAGCTCATTAAACGGCGATGGAATGGAAGAATGGTGCAATTGGTTAAAAGAAAAAGTAAAGCAAAAAAAGAAAAAGCTTCTCAAAAAATTTAATCTAAAATAA
- a CDS encoding succinylglutamate desuccinylase/aspartoacylase family protein: MKIIRKIGVITTLLFAFLLQAQEVTSIIHKMKKDQRVDTLISLDKNNLLEYIPLTVIKGKYPGVTYTIVAGVHGYEYPPIIATQELMKEIDARQLRGNLIILPIANVASFYRRSAFVNPLDNKNLNTAFPGVASGTITDRIAHWITKEVIPNTDVFIDIHGGDANEDLLPFICYYDRQDDKTEKARQLCEASGMEYIVSYPYNILKSEAAKYAFKQAVQDEIVALSIEAGKLGVVQEENVKMIKTAVYRMLNHAGVYKTKNDERNIQKRYFANQSYIKVPVKGIFYSDIKAGEEMIKGQKIGFITDDFGNILQQILAPSDGVVLYKIGTPPVNVGETLMCIGHYN; the protein is encoded by the coding sequence ATGAAAATAATTAGAAAAATAGGAGTAATAACAACTTTGTTGTTTGCTTTTTTACTTCAGGCACAAGAAGTTACTTCTATTATTCATAAAATGAAAAAAGACCAAAGAGTAGATACTCTAATTTCTTTAGATAAGAATAATTTGTTAGAGTATATTCCTCTTACGGTCATAAAAGGTAAATATCCAGGAGTAACTTATACAATTGTAGCAGGAGTACATGGATATGAATATCCTCCAATTATTGCCACTCAAGAATTAATGAAGGAGATTGATGCGAGGCAATTGAGAGGGAATCTTATTATATTACCAATAGCTAATGTAGCTTCTTTTTATAGAAGATCAGCTTTTGTAAATCCGTTGGATAATAAAAATTTAAATACGGCCTTTCCAGGTGTTGCTTCGGGGACTATTACAGATAGGATAGCTCATTGGATAACCAAAGAGGTTATACCGAATACAGATGTATTTATAGATATACATGGAGGAGATGCTAATGAAGATTTACTACCTTTTATTTGTTACTACGATCGCCAAGATGATAAAACAGAAAAAGCGAGACAATTATGTGAAGCTTCAGGTATGGAATATATTGTTTCTTATCCTTATAATATTTTGAAATCTGAAGCAGCAAAATATGCCTTTAAACAGGCTGTTCAAGATGAGATAGTAGCATTAAGTATTGAAGCTGGTAAGTTGGGAGTCGTACAAGAGGAGAATGTAAAAATGATAAAAACAGCTGTTTACCGAATGTTAAACCATGCGGGAGTATATAAGACCAAAAATGATGAGAGAAATATTCAAAAAAGGTATTTTGCGAATCAATCGTATATTAAAGTTCCTGTAAAAGGAATTTTTTATAGTGATATTAAAGCTGGAGAAGAGATGATTAAGGGTCAAAAAATAGGTTTTATTACTGATGATTTTGGAAATATTCTACAGCAAATTTTAGCTCCATCTGATGGAGTAGTATTGTACAAAATAGGGACTCCTCCTGTTAATGTAGGAGAAACCTTAATGTGTATAGGACATTATAATTGA
- a CDS encoding TonB-dependent receptor domain-containing protein has product MNIILKPAVLALSLMAFEMVNAQTQVKHEMFFVNGNCEQCKDRIEAAAKIKGVKKAVWDVQTRVLHLEYDSDKVTAAQVLRKIADVGHDNAMYKAEDKVYNNLVACCLYDRNDVPKEGQNLIETQAFKPSENSVKDEHEGHSHAKVEAPTEAGNEHIGHNHSSEEKSKDIEGVKITKVGSPTALNKNEVGLTFNINSKELLKAACCNLSESFETNATVDVSFSNAVTGTKQLKMLGLDQKYTSLTKELLPEIRGLASAYGMNFIPGKWIGGIQLTKGGSTVTNGYESITGQINTELLKTHEGDATELNLYADAEGRAEANITHTSQLNAHWSQSILLHGNSTFSDTDMNHDGFLDRPKGSQLNATYLLNFNDLDHSGFGSHFGINFLKDERTGGQVGFDKRTPQKDQDLYGVGIDISRFQVWNKTGYVFKGKPYQSLGWMNQFTYHQQDSFFGLRNYFGKQNTFYSNLIFESILGNTNHKYKVGASYMLDTYNEDYLTQNYKRNESVAGAFAEYTLTGLKYTLVAGARVDFHNLAGTQFTPRLNFKYDFSPKTILRLSAGRGFRTANIFAESQAYFASNRKIEILENGGKIYGLNPEIAWNYGVSLQQEFKIFNRKSSIVADFFRTDFQDQVITDLDYSAQKILFYNLEGKSYANSLQVQWDFTPIKNFDVRAAYKYYDVNTEYITSLRKAPFMAKHRGFLNLAYKTNTNNKGGFWNFDTTLNIVGKQRMPFTQNNPAQFQLANYSDAYATLNAQVSKNINKDIRIYLGGENLTNYKQKNAILDAKNPFGNYFDGGMVYGPIMGINAYLGVDFKF; this is encoded by the coding sequence ATGAATATTATACTAAAACCAGCAGTGCTGGCTTTATCCCTAATGGCATTTGAAATGGTAAATGCCCAAACCCAAGTAAAACACGAAATGTTTTTTGTTAATGGAAATTGCGAACAATGTAAGGACCGTATAGAAGCTGCTGCCAAAATAAAAGGCGTGAAAAAAGCAGTTTGGGATGTACAAACTCGTGTTCTGCATTTGGAATATGATAGTGATAAAGTAACTGCAGCTCAAGTATTGAGGAAAATAGCAGATGTAGGACATGACAATGCTATGTATAAAGCTGAAGATAAGGTGTATAACAACCTTGTTGCTTGCTGCTTGTACGACAGAAATGATGTTCCAAAAGAAGGGCAAAATTTGATAGAAACTCAAGCATTTAAGCCCAGCGAAAACTCAGTAAAAGATGAACACGAAGGCCATAGTCATGCTAAAGTAGAAGCTCCTACAGAAGCCGGAAATGAGCATATAGGTCATAACCATTCTTCTGAAGAAAAAAGTAAGGATATTGAAGGGGTGAAAATTACCAAAGTAGGCTCACCAACAGCTTTGAATAAAAATGAAGTGGGCTTAACATTTAATATCAATTCTAAAGAATTACTAAAGGCAGCTTGTTGTAACCTTTCTGAGAGTTTTGAAACCAATGCAACGGTTGATGTTTCTTTTAGCAACGCTGTAACAGGGACAAAGCAATTGAAAATGCTAGGGTTGGATCAAAAATATACCAGCCTTACCAAGGAATTGTTACCTGAAATTAGAGGACTTGCCTCTGCTTATGGGATGAATTTTATTCCCGGAAAATGGATAGGTGGTATCCAGTTAACAAAGGGAGGAAGTACCGTTACCAATGGATATGAAAGTATTACCGGGCAGATTAATACAGAGTTGTTAAAAACTCACGAAGGCGATGCTACCGAGCTTAATCTTTATGCAGATGCAGAAGGTAGAGCAGAAGCTAATATCACGCATACCTCTCAACTCAATGCTCATTGGAGCCAAAGTATACTTCTGCATGGTAATAGCACGTTCAGCGATACAGATATGAACCATGATGGTTTTTTAGATAGACCAAAAGGCTCTCAACTGAATGCTACTTACTTGTTGAATTTTAACGATTTGGATCATTCTGGATTTGGGTCGCACTTTGGAATAAACTTCTTGAAAGATGAGAGAACAGGAGGTCAAGTAGGATTTGATAAAAGAACTCCCCAAAAAGACCAAGACCTTTACGGAGTAGGAATTGATATTTCTCGCTTTCAGGTTTGGAATAAAACAGGGTATGTCTTCAAAGGGAAACCTTATCAGAGTTTAGGATGGATGAATCAGTTTACCTACCACCAGCAAGATAGCTTTTTTGGCCTAAGAAATTACTTTGGAAAACAGAATACATTTTATTCTAATTTGATATTCGAAAGTATTTTAGGAAATACCAACCATAAGTACAAAGTAGGAGCAAGCTATATGTTGGATACTTACAATGAAGATTACCTTACCCAGAATTATAAGAGAAACGAAAGTGTAGCAGGTGCTTTTGCAGAATATACCCTAACAGGTTTAAAATATACTTTGGTGGCTGGGGCAAGAGTGGATTTTCATAACCTTGCAGGCACTCAGTTTACCCCTAGGTTGAATTTTAAATATGATTTTTCACCCAAAACTATTTTGAGATTATCAGCAGGAAGAGGATTTAGAACTGCAAATATTTTCGCAGAGAGCCAAGCTTACTTTGCTTCTAATAGAAAGATAGAAATCCTTGAAAATGGAGGGAAAATTTATGGGCTAAATCCTGAAATTGCTTGGAATTATGGAGTGAGCCTTCAACAAGAGTTTAAGATTTTTAATAGAAAATCAAGTATTGTTGCAGACTTCTTCAGAACTGATTTCCAAGACCAAGTAATCACCGATTTAGACTATTCTGCACAAAAGATATTATTCTATAATTTAGAAGGTAAATCTTACGCCAATAGTTTGCAAGTGCAGTGGGATTTTACCCCTATTAAGAATTTTGATGTAAGAGCAGCGTATAAGTATTACGATGTAAATACCGAGTATATCACGAGTCTTAGAAAAGCTCCTTTTATGGCAAAACACAGAGGATTTTTAAATCTAGCCTATAAAACCAATACCAATAATAAAGGAGGTTTTTGGAATTTTGATACAACCTTGAATATTGTAGGAAAACAAAGGATGCCTTTCACCCAGAATAATCCTGCTCAATTCCAATTAGCAAATTATTCAGATGCTTATGCTACGCTTAATGCACAGGTTTCTAAAAATATCAATAAAGATATAAGAATCTATCTAGGAGGGGAAAACCTTACCAACTATAAGCAGAAAAATGCAATATTGGATGCTAAAAATCCATTCGGAAATTATTTTGATGGAGGAATGGTATATGGACCAATTATGGGGATTAATGCTTATCTAGGAGTAGATTTTAAATTCTAA
- the hemN gene encoding oxygen-independent coproporphyrinogen III oxidase translates to MKSLVNKYNIPGPRYTSYPTVPYWEHDTFNQEAWKSSVVRAFQESNQEEGISIYMHLPFCEALCTFCACHKRITKRHDVEEPYLAAVLKEWDLYLQLFGEKPKLKELHLGGGTPTFFSPENLKKLLSELFKTVDIAEDPEFSFEGHPNNTTYDHLKTLYDLGFRRVSFGVQDYNEKVQKAINRIQPFENVKNVTEWAREIGYTSVSHDLVFGLPFQNWELMENTIRKTLALHPDRLAFYSYAHVPWVKGVGQRGFDENDLPSGDEKRKLYENGKKLLEELGYLEIGMDHFALKHDDLYQSMENKKLHRNFMGYTSSKTLLMIGLGMSAISDSWYAFAQNEKSVEAYEKMVNNGEFPIVKGHILNPEDLIIRKHILNLMCKLETTWDEHSYFPELDTALEKLQEMQKDGLVEISDHKITITEKGRPFTRNVAMTFDLRMLRNLPETRIFSMTV, encoded by the coding sequence ATGAAATCACTTGTCAATAAATATAATATCCCAGGGCCTAGATATACTTCCTATCCTACGGTACCCTACTGGGAACACGATACTTTTAATCAGGAAGCTTGGAAGAGCTCTGTGGTTAGAGCTTTTCAGGAATCCAATCAAGAAGAAGGGATCAGCATTTATATGCACCTCCCCTTTTGCGAAGCCCTATGTACTTTTTGTGCCTGCCATAAAAGGATAACCAAAAGACATGATGTTGAAGAACCTTACCTAGCCGCTGTTCTCAAAGAATGGGATTTATACCTACAGTTATTCGGGGAGAAACCTAAATTAAAAGAATTGCATTTAGGAGGAGGCACTCCTACTTTTTTCTCACCTGAAAATTTAAAAAAACTACTTTCAGAACTTTTTAAAACAGTAGATATTGCTGAAGATCCTGAATTTAGTTTTGAAGGTCATCCCAACAATACAACTTATGATCATTTAAAAACACTATATGATTTAGGATTCAGAAGAGTGAGCTTTGGTGTACAAGACTACAATGAAAAAGTGCAAAAAGCTATTAATAGAATCCAGCCTTTCGAGAACGTTAAAAACGTAACCGAATGGGCTAGAGAAATTGGTTATACCAGCGTAAGCCACGATTTGGTTTTTGGGCTACCTTTCCAAAATTGGGAGCTTATGGAAAATACAATTCGTAAAACTCTTGCTTTACATCCCGATCGTTTGGCCTTTTACTCTTACGCCCATGTCCCTTGGGTAAAAGGAGTTGGACAAAGAGGCTTCGATGAAAACGACCTTCCTTCTGGAGACGAAAAAAGAAAACTCTATGAGAACGGAAAAAAACTATTAGAAGAACTAGGCTATCTAGAAATAGGCATGGATCACTTTGCTTTAAAGCATGATGATCTTTACCAATCTATGGAAAATAAAAAACTCCATCGTAACTTTATGGGATATACCTCATCCAAAACATTGTTGATGATAGGTCTTGGGATGTCCGCTATTTCAGACAGTTGGTATGCTTTTGCCCAAAATGAAAAAAGTGTTGAAGCCTACGAAAAAATGGTGAACAATGGCGAATTTCCTATAGTAAAAGGGCATATCCTAAACCCAGAAGACCTCATCATTAGAAAACACATCCTTAACTTGATGTGTAAATTGGAAACCACTTGGGATGAGCACAGCTACTTTCCTGAGCTAGATACTGCATTAGAAAAACTTCAAGAAATGCAGAAAGATGGACTGGTAGAAATTTCCGATCATAAAATTACCATTACCGAAAAAGGAAGACCTTTCACCCGAAATGTTGCGATGACCTTCGACCTTAGGATGCTAAGGAACCTTCCTGAAACTAGAATTTTTTCCATGACTGTTTAA
- a CDS encoding putative signal transducing protein: METFVKVYQSSILFQVEMMKGKLEAYGIDSYIKNEFVNNLAVMPINQAYFLMVSKEEAEEAEQIIEEIEELSESDFSDF, encoded by the coding sequence ATGGAAACGTTTGTTAAAGTGTATCAGTCTAGTATTTTATTTCAGGTAGAAATGATGAAAGGAAAATTGGAAGCTTATGGTATTGATAGCTATATAAAAAATGAGTTTGTTAATAACCTTGCAGTAATGCCTATTAACCAAGCTTACTTTTTAATGGTCTCTAAAGAGGAAGCGGAAGAGGCAGAACAAATTATTGAAGAAATTGAGGAACTTTCCGAAAGTGATTTTTCCGACTTCTAG
- a CDS encoding hydrogenase maturation nickel metallochaperone HypA yields the protein MHELSIVKDIFDTLERHYQKKVDDIQKIQVTAGLLSNVQPVLIQNTFDAFIAESPKYREMELEVIVKEIIAHCEECRKDFPVQYHKFVCPIYDTPSSNIVQGNELFISEVIFKSKN from the coding sequence ATGCATGAACTAAGTATAGTAAAGGATATTTTCGACACTTTAGAGCGACATTATCAAAAAAAAGTTGATGATATCCAAAAAATACAGGTAACTGCAGGACTACTTTCCAATGTACAGCCTGTCCTTATCCAAAATACCTTTGACGCTTTTATCGCTGAAAGCCCTAAATACCGCGAAATGGAGCTAGAGGTAATTGTAAAAGAAATTATAGCCCATTGTGAGGAATGTCGAAAAGATTTCCCCGTCCAGTATCACAAATTTGTTTGTCCCATCTACGATACTCCTTCATCCAATATTGTCCAAGGCAATGAACTATTTATTTCAGAAGTAATATTTAAATCTAAAAATTAA